One genomic window of Erinaceus europaeus chromosome 7, mEriEur2.1, whole genome shotgun sequence includes the following:
- the LOC103109212 gene encoding olfactory receptor 6C4-like, with product MKNQTTLTEFILLGLTNQPDLQVMAFILLFLAYLLSVLGNLTIIILTLVDPQLKTPMYFFLRNFAFTEVSFTSIFIPRLLTSMTTGNKIISFAGCFTQYFFAILLGGTEFYLLASMSYDRYVAICKPLHYMTIMSSRVCIQLVLCSWLGGFLSIVPPFILMRQVDFCGTNVLNHYSCDYRPLLKIACSDTSLLEITVIFLAVLTLVVTLALVTLSYTYIIKTILRIPSAQQRTKAFSTCSSHMIVISLSYGSCLFLYISPSPKRGDNFDKEISLLMTSVSPLLNPFIYTLRNRQVKQSFKNTVKKIIKMT from the coding sequence ATGAAAAACCAAACAACACTTACTGAGTTTATCCTGCTAGGTCTCACAAATCAACCTGATCTCCAGGTGATGGCATTCATCTTGCTATTCCTCGCCTATCTACTAAGTGTCCTGGGAAACCTGACTATCATCATACTCACTCTAGTAGACCCACAGCTTAAGACCCCCATGTATTTCTTCCTCAGGAATTTTGCATTCACAGAAGTTTCCTTCACATCTATTTTTATTCCCAGACTTCTGACCAGCATGACAACAGGAAATAAAATTATTAGTTTTGCTGGATGCTTCACTCAGTATTTTTTTGCTATACTCCTTGGAGGGACAGAGTTTTACCTCCTGGCTTCTATgtcctatgaccgctatgtggccatctgcaaacCCCTGCACTACATGACCATCATGAGCAGCAGGGTCTGTATACAGCTTGTGCTCTGCTCCTGGCTGGGAGGATTCTTGTCTATTGTTCCACCATTCATCCTGATGAGACAGGTGGATTTCTGTGGCACAAATGTGCTGAATCACTATAGCTGTGACTACAGACCGCTGCTGAAGATTGCCTGCTCAGACACAAGCCTATTAGAAATAACAGTCATTTTCCTGGCAGTTCTGACTCTGGTGGTGACTCTGGCACTGGTGACGCTTTCTTACACATACATTATCAAGACCATTCTGAGGATCCCTTCTGCCCAGCAGAGGACAAAGGCCTTTTCCACCTGTTCCTCCCACATGATTGTCATCTCCCTGTCTTATGGCAGCTGCCTCTTCTTATACATTAGTCCCTCACCAAAGAGAGGAGACAATTTTGACAAGGAAATATCCCTGCTCATGACTTCAGTTAGCCCCTTGTTGAACCCCTTTATTTATACTCTAAGGAATCGGCAGGTGAAGCAATCTTTTAAGAACACGGTAAAAAAGATCATAAAGATGACGTGA